The DNA window CCTTATGATTTCTTTAtctaatttgttatttattttaagttttaaattaaattacatagaaattattataatataactCAATCGACTTaactagttaaaaaataactcaaataactaataaaaatatagtttaattttttaaaaaaaatttcaagatgatatttttataaaaaatattattgagataGTGACATATTAAATCAACCTAAATTTTACGATTTAAGCTGTCAAGCCCAcgatttgaatttaataaccttatttaaaaaaaaacttgttttttatttagttatataataaaaaaaaatagatacttaTAAAATTAACCACCAACCTACTATTGAGACATTTGTTTGAGATTAcaataactctatagaaaataaaccaaaacaaaatatgaaactcaattctcaaataACCCAAATTAACCTGCTAAGCTCGTGATCCGGGTCTTGGACTATACTGaatttgaaactttattttttaaaactatttttttaattatatgataaaaatttagtCCCTCATAAAATTGagtatcaattaaatattgagatatttATTTCAGACCACGagaacctcataaaaaacaaaccaaacacgATTATAAAGATCGattcaaaataaactaaatattaaataataaaattaaaaaataaaaacccaaattaaaaaaaataaaacaaaacaaaggatAGGCAcatgatctttttattttaatttttattttaagtgatAGAaaacatgtcatctaaccttttttttgttttagtataaaaatGAAGCGGATAAGGCCtaaaaatagagtgtttttttatttattttttttaattcaactttcaacttatttttacataaatctATCTAATTATAAACACcgttctaatataaaaaaaaaaattcaaccgaaaaaaaaaatttaaaaacacaaaatcaaaacaataattatttttttctgaaagcCCAGTGTATGTGAAGCCCATGCGGACATGCCACTCCATTCCTAAAAGCTTGCAAGGGTTTAGGGTTTGCAAATATAAGTCACACGATCCTCCATTGCTGCGGTCGTCCTTGCTGGTCTCCGCTCACTCTGCTCTCTTGAGGACACGGCATCCGAACCATGGTTCACGTCAGTTTTTACAGAAACTGTATACTCTTTATCTCTATCTCGTTACCTCCATAATGCTTTTGTAATGCTTAATTCGATATCTGGgtgaatcttgaattttttttcttctttatatccTTTTGGCTCTGATTATTTTGTGATACCATTAGTTGCCCTCTACGCCTTTTGGGATTTTGTTCACTGACGATGAACTGATCTAGTAAATCTACATTATATCATTTTGtaaggttgaatttttttttgagacaAACATTTTGCTTGGTAATTATTCAGGACATTGAAAACACTAGATttggaaattgattttcaaGACCTGGTACTAAATATGGTTTTTGTTTATTAGAAATTTAGTAACACGGGATCAGTTGATTGGAAGCACTGTGCCATTTTAGTCCCTtcatgttaaattttaaaacttgttttctgCTTTCTAATTTTGTGTTGTAACTttctgaattattattattgatgaaagcaAATTGCTAGAaaaggttttctttgttttgtttggtctTTTTAAACTGTTATCTATTGGGCATTGTGTTGcaagatattttctttttgtcaacAGTAAATTGAGTCCCAAGTAATCGACCTgttatttctaatatatttgaCTTTGGGGCTCATTTAATTTCTGATCGGGGTCAAATCTTAGAAACtcattgccttttctttttaacccTGTTAATCTTCATCAGAAGCTTAAATTAGCTTTTGAATTTGgtgttcttatttttatgtaatttgaaTGTGCAATTTGGGTGGTTTTAGATGGGAAGACTTTCAAGAAGCCGAGGCGCCCATATGAGAAGGAACGGTTGGACGCAGAGCTGAAACTTGTTGGAGAGTATGGGCTCCGTGCTAAGAGGGAGCTATGGAGGGTTCAATATGCCCTGAGCCGCATTCGTAATGCTGCAAGAATGCTTCTCACCCTGGACGAGAAGAACCCACGCCGAATTTTTGAAGGTGAAGCCCTTCTCCGCAGGATGAACAGGTATGGTCTTCTAGAGGAGAACCAGAACAAGCTTGATTATGTCCTGGCCCTCACTGTTGAGAACTTCCTTGAGCGTCGGCTCCAGACCCTCGTGTTCAAGGCTGGCATGGCAAAGTCTATTCACCATGCTCGTGTGCTCATCAAGCAGAGGCACACTaggtaaaattaattatttttgtttgctagaataatattattgttttctatGTGTGCAATTTGGTTGTTTCCTTAATTGAACAGTCGTTGCTCTTGTTGGTTAGTTGCATACTGAGTTTATAGTATTCCACACTCCACttttgttgct is part of the Populus trichocarpa isolate Nisqually-1 chromosome 7, P.trichocarpa_v4.1, whole genome shotgun sequence genome and encodes:
- the LOC18101100 gene encoding 40S ribosomal protein S9-2 encodes the protein MVHVSFYRNYGKTFKKPRRPYEKERLDAELKLVGEYGLRAKRELWRVQYALSRIRNAARMLLTLDEKNPRRIFEGEALLRRMNRYGLLEENQNKLDYVLALTVENFLERRLQTLVFKAGMAKSIHHARVLIKQRHTRVGRQVVNIPSFMVRVDSQKHIDFSLTSPLGGGRPGRVKRKNQKAAAKKATGGDGDEEDEE